The proteins below come from a single Candidatus Binatia bacterium genomic window:
- a CDS encoding iron-containing redox enzyme family protein — MASIVELRARARKMFQEIETPWSYPRFPDPPREFLPPEQFLEAVSEAVLAHHTKINHPFCLKLVRGEWTKKQLQAWAKQDYHAKVQTLRNDAYIVATAPTLDELQEQLKVLLSEAGEDLAGGKYPSHPELWLRFAQGLGLSREEVMRSQPSPLMQVVLDAERYKSMKQTVGDLPANLRVGEKINAVVHPVWAEALREKYHVPEEALEFFTAHGEADQDHGKLGEQIVLSRAGTAEAQSAIWLHLKKSQGKQWVTYDAFYQAAMEAA, encoded by the coding sequence ATGGCTTCGATCGTCGAGCTGAGAGCCCGCGCGCGCAAAATGTTTCAGGAGATCGAGACGCCGTGGAGCTATCCGCGCTTTCCCGATCCGCCGCGCGAGTTTCTTCCGCCGGAACAATTTCTCGAGGCCGTGTCGGAGGCCGTGCTGGCGCACCACACCAAGATCAATCATCCGTTTTGCCTCAAGCTCGTGCGCGGCGAATGGACGAAGAAGCAGCTCCAAGCGTGGGCCAAGCAAGACTACCACGCGAAGGTCCAGACGCTCAGGAACGACGCTTACATCGTCGCCACCGCGCCGACGCTGGATGAGCTCCAGGAGCAGCTCAAGGTGCTTCTCTCCGAGGCGGGCGAAGATCTCGCAGGAGGGAAATACCCCAGCCATCCGGAGCTCTGGCTGCGCTTCGCGCAGGGACTGGGCCTCAGCCGGGAGGAGGTTATGCGCTCGCAGCCGTCGCCGCTGATGCAGGTGGTGCTGGACGCCGAGCGCTACAAGTCGATGAAGCAGACCGTCGGCGATCTCCCGGCGAACCTCCGCGTGGGCGAGAAGATCAACGCCGTGGTCCATCCGGTCTGGGCCGAGGCCCTGAGAGAAAAATATCACGTGCCCGAGGAGGCGCTGGAATTTTTCACCGCCCACGGAGAGGCGGACCAGGACCATGGAAAACTGGGCGAGCAGATCGTCCTCAGCAGGGCGGGGACGGCGGAAGCGCAGAGCGCCATCTGGCTGCATCTCAAGAAGAGCCAAGGGAAGCAGTGGGTGACCTACGACGCGTTCTATCAGGCGGCGATGGAAGCGGCGTAA